The Crocinitomicaceae bacterium genome includes a region encoding these proteins:
- the pckA gene encoding phosphoenolpyruvate carboxykinase (ATP), protein MNDYGIKAENASLESIGLKNTGSVFWNLSPAELVEDIIVNGQGVLTDTGAIAIETGEFTGRSPQDKFCVCDANTENSVWWGKINIKFDPEKFDKLFDRMKAYLTNRDIYARDAYACADPTYKLNIRVVTETPWSNMFAYNMFLRPTDEELQNFKPDWHIVCAPGFMADPAIDGTRQHNFAVINFTKKMILIGGTGYTGEIKKGVFTILNYILPHERNVLSMHCSANVGKNGDTAVFFGLSGTGKTTLSSDPNRRLIGDDEHGWSPEGVFNFEGGCYAKTIDLSREKEPQIYDAIKFGAILENIGFVNGTSTPDYADGSITENTRVSYPIHYVDNIMVPSTGGVPKNIFFLTADATGILPPISKLNAGQAMYHFMSGYTAKVAGTEMGIKEPQSTFSACFGAAFLPLHPAKYAEMLGKKMKESNVNVWLVNTGWTGGPYGVGERIKLKLTRAMITAALEGKLDKVSFTNHDVFGVAMPNECEGIPAEILNPRNTWSDKASYDDKANKLAAEFVKNFEQYASGATEEILAAAPKAKATA, encoded by the coding sequence ATGAATGATTATGGTATAAAAGCTGAAAACGCATCATTAGAATCAATCGGACTGAAAAATACAGGCAGTGTATTCTGGAACCTGTCACCGGCAGAATTGGTTGAAGACATTATTGTAAACGGACAAGGTGTACTAACAGATACCGGAGCCATTGCAATTGAAACCGGCGAGTTCACCGGCCGTTCTCCGCAAGATAAATTCTGTGTTTGCGATGCTAATACTGAAAACTCAGTTTGGTGGGGGAAAATCAATATCAAATTTGATCCTGAAAAATTTGATAAACTTTTTGATCGCATGAAAGCTTATTTGACTAATCGTGATATTTATGCACGTGACGCCTATGCTTGCGCTGATCCAACTTACAAATTAAATATACGTGTAGTTACTGAAACACCTTGGTCAAACATGTTTGCGTATAACATGTTCCTCAGACCAACTGACGAAGAATTACAAAATTTTAAACCTGATTGGCATATCGTATGTGCTCCGGGATTCATGGCTGATCCAGCTATTGATGGAACACGTCAACATAATTTTGCTGTAATCAATTTCACTAAAAAAATGATTCTCATTGGTGGAACAGGCTATACCGGTGAAATTAAAAAAGGTGTGTTTACCATTTTAAATTACATTTTACCTCATGAGCGCAACGTGCTTTCTATGCATTGTTCTGCGAACGTTGGAAAAAATGGAGACACTGCAGTATTTTTTGGATTATCAGGAACAGGAAAAACAACACTTTCTTCAGATCCTAATCGTCGTTTAATTGGTGATGATGAACATGGTTGGTCTCCTGAAGGTGTTTTCAATTTTGAAGGTGGTTGTTATGCAAAAACTATTGACCTCAGCCGTGAAAAAGAACCTCAAATTTATGATGCTATTAAATTTGGTGCAATCCTTGAAAATATTGGCTTTGTAAATGGAACCTCAACTCCTGATTACGCAGATGGTTCAATCACTGAAAATACGCGTGTATCCTATCCAATTCATTACGTTGACAATATCATGGTTCCTTCTACCGGAGGTGTACCAAAAAATATTTTCTTTTTAACTGCTGATGCAACCGGTATTTTACCTCCAATTTCTAAATTAAACGCCGGGCAAGCGATGTACCATTTTATGTCAGGTTATACTGCAAAAGTTGCCGGAACAGAAATGGGAATTAAAGAACCACAATCTACTTTCTCTGCATGCTTTGGCGCAGCTTTCTTACCTCTTCACCCGGCTAAATATGCTGAAATGCTTGGTAAAAAAATGAAAGAAAGCAATGTAAATGTATGGCTTGTTAACACAGGCTGGACAGGCGGCCCTTACGGAGTTGGTGAGCGTATCAAATTAAAATTGACGCGTGCCATGATTACCGCAGCGTTAGAAGGTAAATTAGACAAAGTTTCTTTTACTAATCATGACGTTTTTGGAGTTGCTATGCCAAATGAGTGTGAAGGAATTCCTGCTGAAATTTTAAATCCACGCAACACATGGTCAGATAAAGCATCGTATGATGATAAGGCAAACAAACTTGCTGCTGAATTCGTGAAAAATTTTGAGCAATATGCCAGCGGTGCCACTGAAGAAATTCTTGCAGCTGCACCTAAAGCAAAAGCAACAGCATAA
- a CDS encoding glycoside hydrolase family 25 protein — protein MGKLVYGIVILSILSLFAWLMLQQRAEKSFIYPDFGVPVPENFTLLGIDVSHYQGEINWTQVSQMSYAQDSISFAYIKVSEGLTVTDDLYEKNCDGAEANQIKFGLYHFFRFENSAREQALRFASYCLEVNDSLLPVVDVEIHQKKKSALVDSVRLFLDVVEQKTKRRPMIYTSEKFFQDYFEKSLLMHEKFWIANFNRECNVLELPNVLVWQFSESATVNGIGHPVDMNVAKPEFYNQ, from the coding sequence TTGGGTAAATTAGTATACGGTATTGTTATTCTCTCAATTTTGTCACTTTTTGCTTGGTTGATGTTGCAACAGCGTGCTGAAAAGTCTTTCATCTATCCTGATTTTGGAGTGCCTGTTCCTGAAAATTTTACGCTGCTAGGTATTGATGTTTCGCATTATCAAGGTGAAATTAATTGGACTCAAGTTTCTCAAATGTCCTACGCACAAGACAGTATTAGTTTTGCGTACATCAAAGTGAGTGAAGGATTAACGGTAACAGATGATTTGTATGAAAAAAATTGTGATGGCGCTGAGGCGAATCAAATAAAATTTGGTCTGTATCATTTTTTTAGATTTGAAAACTCTGCCCGTGAACAAGCTTTGCGTTTTGCTTCATATTGTCTTGAAGTGAATGATTCACTGCTACCGGTTGTTGATGTGGAAATTCATCAGAAAAAAAAATCTGCACTGGTTGATTCTGTGAGATTATTTTTAGATGTGGTAGAACAAAAAACAAAACGCCGTCCGATGATTTATACCAGTGAAAAGTTTTTTCAAGATTATTTTGAAAAATCTCTTTTGATGCATGAAAAATTCTGGATTGCCAATTTTAACAGAGAGTGCAATGTGCTTGAATTGCCGAATGTTTTAGTGTGGCAATTTTCTGAAAGTGCAACCGTGAACGGAATTGGGCATCCTGTTGATATGAACGTTGCAAAACCTGAATTTTACAATCAATAG
- a CDS encoding redoxin domain-containing protein yields the protein MKKIIFALITLFTLSAGAQTLKFKVEGLNDTTVFLAKYFGPKLYYADTTISKNGVITFNGDKHAPGMYAVVLPGTRYFEFIHDKEVVDMYTTDINDLTGNMKVNKSANNQVFYQYIFFMTEHKKKMNELTKQYEAAPADSPERERIREESKKLNDEVYAYQQKLVKENEGKFIAVLIKMSMDIQLPEPPKDENGVITDSNYVYNYYIAHYWDGVDFKDARLVNTPIFHNKLEKFFSKDGILQIPDTIIKYSVWMLDQMDKTDQSNKMFQYTLHHITYKYETMQIMGMDRVFWYLGTNYYCPPNNYAYWMSKENLDKLCDRVQKVSRTLIGNFAPMLILTDTTEQNWINLYKVEADYTVLYFWDPNCGHCKKSTPKLQTLYEKKFKERNIEIFAVAKATGDDFEDWKKFIVEHNLKFINVGLTKNVYNEAMKDPRPLLQKTTLESLNYSDTYDVYSTPKIFVLDKDKKIKFKQIGITQLEIIMDDITGHKDDVKLFPDEEDDADIH from the coding sequence ATGAAAAAAATAATCTTCGCACTCATTACCCTCTTTACGCTAAGCGCCGGAGCTCAGACATTAAAATTTAAAGTAGAAGGCCTGAATGACACCACCGTTTTTCTGGCAAAATACTTTGGACCTAAATTGTATTATGCAGATACCACAATAAGTAAGAATGGCGTAATTACTTTCAATGGAGATAAACACGCACCCGGTATGTATGCTGTAGTTCTACCCGGTACCCGTTATTTTGAATTTATTCATGATAAAGAAGTGGTTGATATGTACACCACAGATATCAATGATCTGACCGGGAATATGAAAGTGAATAAATCAGCAAACAATCAGGTTTTCTACCAATACATTTTTTTCATGACAGAACACAAGAAAAAAATGAACGAACTGACGAAACAATATGAAGCAGCGCCCGCTGACTCGCCTGAACGTGAACGCATACGTGAAGAAAGTAAAAAACTGAATGATGAGGTCTATGCTTATCAGCAAAAACTGGTAAAAGAGAATGAAGGAAAGTTTATTGCCGTACTGATCAAAATGTCTATGGATATTCAATTACCTGAACCGCCAAAAGATGAAAACGGAGTGATTACAGACTCAAATTATGTATACAATTACTACATTGCTCACTACTGGGACGGTGTTGACTTCAAAGATGCACGCCTGGTGAATACGCCAATCTTTCATAATAAACTAGAGAAGTTTTTCAGCAAAGACGGAATTCTGCAAATACCTGATACCATAATAAAATACTCAGTTTGGATGCTTGATCAAATGGACAAAACAGATCAATCAAACAAAATGTTTCAGTACACTCTTCACCACATTACCTATAAATATGAAACGATGCAAATTATGGGAATGGACCGCGTATTCTGGTATTTAGGTACTAATTATTATTGTCCGCCTAATAACTACGCATATTGGATGAGTAAAGAAAACTTGGACAAATTATGTGACCGCGTTCAAAAAGTGAGTCGCACACTCATAGGAAATTTTGCCCCTATGTTAATTCTTACAGACACCACTGAACAGAATTGGATTAATTTATACAAGGTTGAAGCTGATTATACCGTTCTTTATTTCTGGGATCCAAACTGCGGGCATTGTAAAAAATCTACACCAAAACTTCAGACGCTCTATGAGAAAAAATTCAAGGAGCGTAATATTGAAATTTTTGCGGTAGCTAAAGCCACCGGAGATGACTTTGAAGATTGGAAAAAATTCATTGTTGAACACAATCTCAAATTTATTAATGTGGGCTTAACAAAAAACGTCTACAACGAAGCCATGAAAGATCCGCGTCCATTGTTACAAAAAACAACGCTTGAAAGTTTGAATTACAGTGACACGTATGATGTATATTCAACTCCAAAAATATTTGTATTGGACAAAGACAAAAAAATTAAATTCAAACAAATAGGTATTACTCAACTTGAAATTATCATGGATGATATTACCGGACATAAAGATGATGTGAAACTTTTCCCTGATGAAGAAGATGATGCTGATATTCATTAA